Proteins encoded by one window of uncultured Draconibacterium sp.:
- a CDS encoding tetratricopeptide repeat-containing sensor histidine kinase, with protein MKSNIQLVLFFISVQFIITQSVAFAASTFIEQSDSLQILIQNSEGTKRINAQLELAMLLFEKENEQASVLAKSALAEAKQINEGEFLIRAYFILGRIGHELDNINSSQTYLDSALFLANQLNNNWYKSEILLRYGINQHTSGDHLEALKSFNSSIQAGRESGNYRIVGASYSMMGTIFRVNGLYDRAIEYIIKSRLNYEKAGYTEGYAWAAYLLGRIYTDLQLNEKALSYYNMALDTYKELAKIDNNKSGIIICYEQIGLLNLASGNTEEARRNIEYTLAIHQESGSVYGISNAKKNLGRIEFEEGNFTLATRLLSEALATKIEIGDLLSQASIYQYLGLCLVRTGQTEEGLTTIRRGLEKAITNDQKHIQLDIYSTLGEIYSELNKPKEVIACQQQLISIQDSMLLGAVNIKMEQLQGIYELDAKNDQIEELEQQNEINSLKLRQHRASLSLMIAIILLAIIITAVIFIFNRRLRQNNIQLAEANAAKDKFFAIIAHDLRGPTHTQTTLLEHLNKEFDTIEPEELKNLLSLMHKSSENVSTLLDNLLLWAQSQVTKIEIKPDRIQLTNTIKNTLDTLEQSARLKQITITLNTDDQLQVIFDPNMLQTVVRNILSNAIKFTPRGGKITVKTSASEQNAVMLKITDTGIGIEPDRLSKLFDIGTSSSSQGTENEKSNGLGLILVKEFVERNNGTIQIDSKKGKGTTVVLLLPATYSH; from the coding sequence ATGAAGAGTAATATACAACTGGTTCTGTTTTTTATTTCCGTACAATTTATTATTACACAAAGTGTTGCCTTTGCGGCTTCTACCTTTATTGAACAGTCTGACAGTTTACAAATACTTATCCAAAATAGTGAAGGAACCAAAAGAATTAATGCGCAGCTTGAATTGGCAATGTTACTTTTTGAAAAAGAGAATGAACAAGCTTCTGTTTTAGCAAAATCAGCACTTGCCGAAGCCAAACAAATAAACGAAGGGGAATTCCTAATTCGTGCATACTTTATATTAGGGAGAATCGGCCACGAGCTCGACAATATTAATTCTTCGCAAACTTATCTTGACAGCGCACTTTTCCTGGCCAACCAACTAAATAACAATTGGTATAAAAGCGAGATTTTATTGCGTTATGGAATAAACCAGCATACTTCCGGCGACCATTTGGAGGCTCTCAAATCTTTTAATTCATCCATTCAGGCAGGCCGCGAATCGGGTAATTACCGCATTGTTGGAGCTTCTTATTCTATGATGGGAACAATTTTTAGGGTAAATGGCTTGTACGACCGTGCTATTGAATACATTATTAAATCGCGGTTGAATTACGAAAAAGCCGGTTATACCGAAGGTTATGCCTGGGCTGCCTATCTCCTCGGACGTATTTACACCGATCTTCAGCTTAACGAAAAAGCGCTATCGTATTACAATATGGCACTGGATACATACAAAGAATTGGCAAAAATCGATAATAACAAAAGTGGAATTATTATTTGCTACGAACAAATCGGTCTACTTAATCTGGCGTCGGGTAATACAGAAGAAGCACGCAGAAATATCGAATATACCCTAGCAATACACCAGGAAAGCGGTTCTGTTTATGGAATTTCAAATGCTAAAAAAAACCTGGGACGGATTGAATTCGAAGAAGGAAACTTCACCCTGGCTACCAGACTTTTAAGTGAAGCCCTGGCTACAAAAATTGAAATTGGTGACTTACTCAGTCAGGCTTCAATTTATCAATACCTGGGATTATGCCTGGTTCGTACCGGGCAAACCGAGGAAGGACTTACCACTATTAGAAGAGGATTGGAAAAGGCAATTACCAATGACCAAAAGCACATTCAGCTGGATATCTATTCAACACTTGGCGAAATCTATTCTGAACTCAACAAACCAAAAGAAGTAATTGCCTGTCAGCAACAACTGATTAGCATTCAGGATTCAATGCTATTGGGGGCGGTGAATATTAAAATGGAACAGTTACAGGGCATTTACGAGCTGGATGCTAAAAATGACCAAATTGAAGAATTGGAACAACAAAATGAAATCAATTCTTTAAAACTTCGTCAGCACCGTGCATCACTTTCATTAATGATTGCTATTATTCTATTGGCGATCATAATTACTGCCGTTATTTTTATTTTTAACCGTCGTTTGCGCCAAAACAATATTCAACTTGCCGAAGCCAATGCTGCAAAGGATAAATTCTTTGCTATAATTGCTCACGATTTGCGCGGACCTACTCACACCCAAACCACTTTACTTGAACATTTAAATAAAGAATTTGATACTATAGAACCAGAAGAACTGAAAAATCTGCTGAGCTTAATGCATAAATCATCAGAAAATGTTAGTACCCTGCTCGATAACCTTTTACTTTGGGCACAATCGCAAGTGACAAAAATTGAAATTAAACCGGATCGCATACAACTTACCAACACCATCAAAAATACACTGGATACTCTGGAGCAATCTGCAAGGCTAAAACAAATTACCATTACTTTAAATACCGACGATCAGTTACAAGTAATTTTCGATCCAAATATGTTGCAAACCGTGGTGCGAAATATTCTGAGTAATGCCATAAAATTTACGCCTCGAGGCGGTAAAATTACAGTAAAAACAAGTGCTTCGGAACAAAATGCCGTAATGCTTAAGATTACCGATACAGGAATTGGTATTGAACCTGACAGACTTTCAAAACTATTTGACATAGGTACTTCAAGTTCGTCACAGGGTACTGAAAATGAGAAGAGCAACGGTCTGGGGCTCATTCTTGTAAAAGAGTTTGTTGAAAGAAACAACGGAACCATTCAGATTGATAGTAAAAAAGGGAAGGGAACTACTGTGGTTCTGTTGCTTCCTGCAACTTATTCTCACTGA
- a CDS encoding universal stress protein, whose amino-acid sequence MNEKLITIVVLPLARAHILKMRLEEKGIKCELEDVHLIEGATTSTVRVKIMENDLNEAFKEVDKFLGLKTETPKKSSKPGQILVPIDFSEVSAKAVQMAFNIALHLKSQLVIMHSYISPVRFSIPYGDIYPYDTTLLKQTEDAEEEANQQFKNFLAPLVTSIGAEKWEKVNPEYIVKPGYAEEDILAFSNEQPTRLIVIGRGGDKSWPGTVGSVTADVMYNAPVPVLVIPEDMEPKSVDEFNDVLYATNFDEKDFTALDKLMSIVKAYDVKVTCAHVGLPDEYGWDIARLEGMKDILNKKYEQKEFECKLIMGNNVLDTLESTIEKDNVDILALTTHKRGMISRLFNPSLARKMVFHTHIPLLVFHA is encoded by the coding sequence ATGAACGAAAAACTAATAACAATCGTAGTATTGCCATTGGCAAGGGCACATATTCTAAAAATGCGCCTGGAAGAAAAAGGGATTAAATGTGAACTGGAAGACGTGCATTTAATTGAAGGAGCAACTACATCAACTGTTCGGGTAAAAATTATGGAAAACGACCTGAACGAAGCATTCAAAGAAGTAGATAAATTTTTGGGATTAAAAACCGAAACACCGAAAAAAAGTAGCAAGCCCGGACAAATTCTTGTCCCTATCGATTTTTCAGAAGTTTCGGCAAAAGCCGTTCAGATGGCTTTCAACATCGCACTACACCTAAAATCGCAACTGGTAATAATGCATTCCTACATTAGTCCTGTGCGTTTCTCCATTCCTTATGGCGACATTTATCCTTACGATACCACGCTGCTAAAACAAACCGAGGACGCCGAGGAAGAAGCCAACCAACAATTCAAAAATTTCCTGGCTCCATTGGTGACAAGTATCGGAGCAGAGAAGTGGGAAAAAGTAAATCCTGAATATATTGTTAAGCCCGGATATGCCGAGGAAGACATTCTGGCTTTTTCCAATGAACAGCCAACACGGCTAATAGTTATTGGCCGCGGAGGAGATAAGTCGTGGCCCGGAACAGTGGGAAGTGTTACCGCCGATGTAATGTACAATGCACCTGTACCCGTACTTGTTATTCCGGAAGATATGGAGCCAAAATCGGTTGACGAATTCAACGATGTACTTTATGCCACCAATTTCGATGAAAAAGATTTTACTGCACTCGATAAACTTATGAGTATTGTAAAGGCATACGATGTAAAAGTTACCTGCGCACATGTTGGTTTGCCCGACGAATATGGCTGGGACATTGCACGATTGGAAGGGATGAAGGATATTCTGAACAAAAAATACGAGCAAAAGGAATTTGAATGCAAACTGATTATGGGTAACAATGTACTTGATACGCTTGAAAGTACCATTGAAAAAGACAACGTGGATATTCTGGCACTTACTACTCATAAACGCGGCATGATATCGCGTCTATTTAACCCGAGTTTAGCGCGTAAAATGGTTTTCCACACCCATATTCCGTTGCTTGTTTTTCATGCATAA
- a CDS encoding PCMD domain-containing protein, with amino-acid sequence MKKLINLVILVLILFSCVKEDHFGLSPYGNIKKFLVSNQAGNAIIDTDNQSITVEIPGGVELTSLVIQELELSSFATADKAVGDRIDLSDEATINVIAENGNVHPWTIESYVASATPQLINGDLNAWYKTSSGYYEPGADAASTIWGTGNKGTQILGKIATTPYDSGDENLAAFMETYDLGLAGVPLKTPIAAGSLFTGYFDSDKLDPTDPEAAIDFGTPFTGRPDKIRFKYSYVPGPVNKDRNGNVLDYDDNCDIYALFEVRLGGNTQRLGTAWFRSDANQPEMITQEIEVVYGPLDNSFPDYMKPDDMDFVSGDSATYMLPTHITFVASSSYNGAIFAGAVGSKLIIDDVEMVYDEE; translated from the coding sequence ATGAAAAAATTAATCAACCTGGTCATTTTGGTTTTGATACTGTTTTCCTGTGTTAAGGAAGATCATTTTGGATTGTCGCCATACGGAAATATTAAAAAATTTTTGGTGAGTAACCAGGCCGGAAATGCTATTATCGACACAGACAATCAATCGATTACTGTTGAAATTCCTGGGGGTGTGGAGCTTACGTCCTTGGTTATTCAGGAATTGGAACTTTCGTCGTTTGCCACTGCCGATAAAGCTGTTGGAGACAGAATTGATCTAAGCGATGAAGCCACCATTAATGTTATTGCCGAGAATGGAAACGTACATCCATGGACAATAGAATCATATGTAGCATCGGCAACTCCCCAACTTATTAACGGAGATTTAAATGCATGGTATAAAACCAGTTCTGGTTACTATGAACCAGGAGCCGATGCCGCTTCAACCATTTGGGGAACAGGAAACAAGGGAACTCAGATTTTAGGTAAAATAGCAACTACGCCATACGATTCAGGGGATGAAAATTTGGCTGCGTTTATGGAAACCTATGATTTGGGATTGGCCGGTGTTCCGTTAAAAACACCCATCGCTGCAGGATCGCTGTTTACCGGATATTTTGATTCCGACAAATTAGATCCAACAGACCCGGAAGCAGCCATCGATTTTGGAACACCTTTTACCGGGCGGCCTGATAAAATCCGTTTTAAATATTCTTATGTACCCGGCCCGGTTAATAAAGACAGAAATGGTAACGTATTGGATTATGATGATAACTGCGACATTTATGCATTGTTTGAGGTGCGTCTTGGAGGCAATACTCAGCGTTTGGGAACGGCATGGTTTCGCAGCGATGCAAACCAGCCGGAAATGATCACACAAGAAATTGAAGTTGTTTATGGGCCGCTTGATAATTCATTCCCGGACTACATGAAACCGGATGATATGGATTTTGTGTCGGGTGATTCAGCAACTTACATGTTACCTACGCATATAACTTTTGTGGCTTCGTCAAGTTACAATGGGGCAATTTTTGCCGGTGCAGTTGGCAGCAAACTTATCATCGATGATGTGGAAATGGTTTACGATGAAGAATAA
- the pheS gene encoding phenylalanine--tRNA ligase subunit alpha, whose protein sequence is MLDKIKALQEEIDKIVASSKEEVEELRIKYISKKGLIGQLFNDFKTVPAEQKKEVGQAINTLKTFALEKINTLKEGFENNGSESAGQDLTMPGEPMKLGTRHPLSLVKNEIIGIFARLGFTVAEGPEIEDDWHVFSALNFPPEHPARDMQDTFFIEKDPDVLLRTHTSSVQIRVMERTQPPIRAIFPGRVFRNEAISARSHCIFHQIEGLYVDENVSFADLKQTLLQFAKELFGEDTKIRLRPSYFPFTEPSAEMDVSCSICGGKGCNVCKYTGWLEILGCGMVDPNVLELCNIDSKKYTGFAFGMGIERITMLRYGIKDIRHFFENDVRFLKQFESAT, encoded by the coding sequence ATGTTAGACAAAATCAAAGCATTACAGGAAGAAATTGATAAGATAGTGGCTTCAAGCAAGGAAGAGGTTGAGGAGCTACGCATAAAATACATCAGCAAAAAGGGATTGATCGGTCAATTATTCAACGACTTTAAAACTGTTCCTGCCGAGCAGAAAAAAGAGGTTGGACAGGCCATTAACACGCTTAAAACTTTCGCTTTAGAAAAAATTAACACGCTTAAGGAAGGTTTTGAAAATAATGGTAGCGAATCGGCCGGACAAGATTTGACTATGCCAGGCGAGCCTATGAAACTGGGAACCCGTCACCCGTTGTCGCTGGTAAAAAATGAGATTATTGGAATTTTTGCTCGTCTTGGATTTACTGTTGCAGAAGGGCCGGAGATTGAAGACGACTGGCATGTCTTTTCAGCTTTAAACTTTCCGCCAGAGCACCCTGCCCGCGATATGCAGGATACTTTCTTTATAGAAAAAGATCCGGATGTATTGTTGCGCACACACACTTCAAGTGTTCAGATTCGCGTAATGGAACGCACCCAGCCGCCAATCCGTGCTATCTTCCCAGGGCGTGTTTTTCGTAACGAAGCCATTTCTGCGCGTTCGCACTGTATCTTCCACCAAATTGAAGGATTATATGTGGACGAAAATGTTTCGTTTGCCGATTTAAAACAAACTTTGTTGCAGTTTGCCAAAGAATTGTTTGGCGAAGACACCAAAATCCGTCTTCGTCCATCATACTTCCCGTTTACCGAGCCAAGTGCCGAAATGGACGTAAGCTGCTCGATTTGTGGCGGTAAAGGATGTAACGTTTGTAAATACACCGGATGGCTAGAAATTTTAGGCTGCGGAATGGTTGATCCAAACGTACTGGAACTTTGCAATATCGACAGCAAAAAATATACAGGATTTGCCTTTGGAATGGGTATCGAACGTATTACAATGCTGCGCTACGGTATTAAAGATATCCGTCATTTCTTTGAGAACGACGTACGTTTTCTGAAGCAATTTGAATCGGCTACTTAG
- a CDS encoding M28 family peptidase → MSKNYNFNDPENLMMRVTILYVLLMAAITLNALAQQSNKDLQLKTFHSISSNQLMEYAAELSSNKYEGRLSGTPEYLEAAKWCASKFEEWGIQPANNGSYFQYFPNEYSEVKALGSVVYFNGDEKTYLDFPEDYFPGSNSASGTVQAELVYVGHGITAPELDYDDYKNVDVKGKIIILESGTPYTKNDETLAKWTPYAYHRYKFRNAVKHGAAGMIYVSKLANPNTVNLEGFIYAHVDIKVAEKIFTDAGKDLIEVRKQLKDMETPSFELPTEQQVFIRAETKYFPEAQACNVVGMIEGSDPELKDEVIIIGGHLDGQGKMGDVIFPSALDNASGISDILGAAKALASSEEKPKRSVLFILLGGEECGLYGSKYYCENPLFPVEKTKLMINLDMVGNGTGFFVSGGKTHTKLFSHFETANNTFIHREMQASAVQKNYGRPRSDASVFEDIGINTFSLWTRNSVYPVYYHHPMDKTNVLTPEIMEDAAKLLYLGVLGVANDTKL, encoded by the coding sequence ATGTCAAAAAATTATAATTTTAACGATCCTGAAAATTTAATGATGAGAGTAACAATTTTATACGTGCTGTTAATGGCAGCAATTACACTAAATGCACTTGCCCAACAGAGTAATAAAGATCTGCAATTAAAAACCTTTCACTCCATCTCCAGCAACCAATTAATGGAGTATGCCGCTGAGCTGAGTTCAAACAAATATGAAGGCCGCTTATCCGGTACTCCTGAGTATCTTGAAGCGGCTAAATGGTGTGCTTCAAAATTTGAAGAGTGGGGTATTCAACCTGCTAACAATGGCAGTTACTTTCAGTATTTCCCGAACGAATATTCAGAGGTAAAGGCTTTGGGTTCGGTAGTTTATTTTAACGGAGATGAAAAAACATACCTCGATTTTCCAGAAGATTATTTTCCCGGATCGAACTCGGCAAGTGGCACTGTTCAGGCCGAACTCGTTTATGTTGGCCATGGAATTACTGCCCCTGAACTTGATTACGACGATTACAAGAATGTGGATGTTAAAGGGAAGATTATCATTCTTGAAAGCGGAACACCCTATACTAAAAATGATGAAACATTGGCAAAGTGGACACCTTACGCCTACCATCGTTATAAGTTCCGAAATGCAGTAAAACATGGTGCAGCCGGAATGATATATGTAAGCAAACTGGCTAATCCGAATACCGTAAATCTTGAAGGTTTTATCTACGCCCATGTTGATATAAAAGTGGCAGAAAAGATCTTTACTGATGCCGGGAAAGATTTAATTGAAGTGCGAAAACAGTTGAAAGATATGGAAACTCCATCGTTTGAACTACCCACAGAGCAGCAGGTTTTTATTCGGGCAGAAACAAAATATTTTCCCGAAGCACAGGCTTGTAACGTAGTTGGAATGATCGAAGGTTCTGATCCGGAATTAAAAGATGAGGTAATCATTATCGGTGGTCACCTTGATGGACAAGGTAAAATGGGCGATGTAATATTTCCAAGCGCACTTGATAATGCTTCAGGTATCAGCGATATTCTTGGGGCTGCAAAAGCATTGGCGAGCTCAGAAGAAAAACCTAAACGCTCGGTTTTGTTTATACTTCTCGGAGGCGAAGAATGTGGGCTGTATGGCTCAAAATATTATTGCGAGAATCCATTATTTCCGGTTGAGAAAACTAAACTGATGATTAACCTGGATATGGTGGGTAATGGAACAGGATTTTTTGTTTCGGGCGGGAAAACGCATACGAAATTGTTTAGTCATTTTGAAACGGCCAACAATACTTTCATCCATCGCGAAATGCAAGCCTCGGCAGTGCAGAAAAACTATGGAAGGCCGCGTTCTGATGCTTCCGTTTTTGAAGATATCGGTATTAATACTTTTAGCTTATGGACGCGTAATTCTGTTTACCCGGTGTACTATCATCATCCCATGGATAAAACCAATGTACTTACTCCAGAAATTATGGAAGATGCCGCCAAACTACTTTATCTTGGTGTTTTGGGCGTGGCCAACGATACTAAACTTTAG
- a CDS encoding aldo/keto reductase, protein MNTSISLIKDFGKDFSNDFTIPKRKLGKTNEELSIIGFGGIMLNDNPQEFANELVAKAFDLGITYFDVAPKYGNAEDRLGPALKPYRKKSFLACKTRQRNAAGAQQDMENSLRKLQTDYFDLYQLHELTTDEEVQTVFGKNGALETLVKAKKEGKIKHIGFSAHSVKAALFALKNFEFDSILFPINFACWNAGNFGPQVYAEAEKQGIGILALKAMALTTFRDKEDLIFKNCWYKPIDDERIMKQALRYTLSKKVTAAIPPGEYTLFLKALEFIQNFNPIEEEETKELLALAKNTKPVFMHG, encoded by the coding sequence ATGAATACTTCTATTTCTCTTATTAAAGATTTTGGAAAAGACTTCTCAAACGATTTTACTATTCCCAAACGAAAATTAGGAAAAACCAATGAAGAGTTATCCATCATTGGATTTGGAGGAATAATGTTAAACGATAATCCGCAAGAGTTTGCAAACGAATTGGTTGCCAAAGCTTTCGATCTTGGCATAACTTATTTCGATGTTGCACCGAAATACGGAAATGCAGAAGATCGGTTAGGTCCGGCACTAAAGCCCTATCGAAAAAAATCATTTCTGGCTTGTAAAACCCGGCAACGTAATGCCGCAGGTGCTCAACAGGATATGGAAAACTCGTTGCGAAAACTACAAACGGATTATTTTGATTTGTACCAATTGCATGAGCTTACTACAGACGAAGAAGTTCAAACAGTTTTTGGAAAAAACGGTGCCCTTGAAACTTTAGTGAAAGCCAAAAAGGAAGGAAAAATAAAACATATTGGTTTTTCAGCACATTCGGTTAAAGCAGCTTTATTTGCACTGAAAAACTTTGAATTTGATTCCATACTTTTCCCAATTAATTTTGCCTGCTGGAATGCCGGTAATTTTGGCCCCCAGGTATACGCAGAAGCCGAAAAACAAGGCATTGGAATACTGGCATTAAAAGCAATGGCACTTACTACATTTCGCGATAAAGAAGATTTGATTTTTAAAAATTGCTGGTATAAACCAATCGACGATGAAAGGATTATGAAGCAAGCACTTCGCTATACCTTGTCAAAAAAAGTAACTGCCGCAATTCCACCAGGAGAATACACCCTGTTTTTAAAGGCTTTAGAATTTATACAGAATTTTAATCCGATCGAGGAAGAGGAAACAAAAGAATTGCTGGCATTAGCCAAAAATACTAAGCCGGTATTTATGCATGGATAA
- the mgrA gene encoding L-glyceraldehyde 3-phosphate reductase, with the protein MTYLPKESRYDGMQYNRCGKWGLKLPAVSLGLWHNFGGIDVFENSRAMLHRAFDLGITNFDLANNYGPPPGSAEENFGKILKQDFSAYRDELIISSKAGYLMWPGPYGEWGSRKYVLASLDQSLKRMGLEYVDIFYSHRPDPDTPLEETMMALDQAVRLGKALYVGISNYPADMAKEAARILKELGTPCLIHQPKYSMFVRWIEEGLLDVLEEEGIGCIPFSPLAQGLLTNKYLKGIPEGSRATREVFLKKEDVDSAHDKIVALNNIAQERGQSLAQMALAWVLRDKRITSVLIGASSVQQIDDNVETLKNLNFSEEELLAIEKVLK; encoded by the coding sequence ATGACTTATTTACCAAAAGAATCACGTTACGATGGTATGCAATACAACCGATGCGGGAAATGGGGACTAAAATTGCCTGCCGTATCGCTGGGGCTGTGGCATAACTTTGGAGGAATCGATGTATTTGAGAACAGTCGGGCTATGTTGCACCGTGCTTTCGATCTGGGTATCACTAATTTTGATCTGGCTAACAATTATGGTCCGCCTCCCGGTTCGGCCGAAGAAAATTTTGGCAAGATATTAAAACAGGATTTTAGTGCTTATCGCGATGAACTTATTATTTCAAGCAAAGCTGGTTACCTGATGTGGCCGGGCCCTTATGGCGAATGGGGAAGTCGCAAATACGTACTCGCCAGCCTGGATCAAAGTTTAAAACGAATGGGATTGGAGTATGTGGATATTTTTTATTCGCACCGACCCGATCCGGACACACCACTTGAAGAAACGATGATGGCACTTGACCAGGCTGTACGTTTGGGGAAAGCTTTGTATGTTGGTATTTCCAATTATCCGGCTGATATGGCCAAAGAGGCGGCTCGTATTTTAAAGGAACTTGGAACTCCCTGTTTAATTCATCAACCTAAATATTCAATGTTTGTAAGATGGATAGAAGAAGGTCTTCTGGATGTTTTGGAAGAAGAAGGAATTGGCTGTATTCCGTTTTCGCCGCTTGCACAAGGATTGCTAACCAACAAATATCTAAAGGGTATTCCGGAAGGTTCGCGTGCAACCCGCGAGGTATTTCTGAAAAAAGAAGACGTTGATTCGGCGCACGATAAAATTGTGGCATTAAACAATATTGCTCAGGAGCGTGGGCAGTCTCTGGCACAAATGGCTTTGGCGTGGGTGCTTCGCGATAAGCGCATTACTTCGGTGCTAATTGGAGCCAGTTCGGTACAACAAATTGATGATAATGTGGAAACATTGAAAAATCTAAATTTCTCGGAAGAGGAATTATTGGCTATTGAAAAAGTGTTGAAATAG
- a CDS encoding acyl-CoA dehydrogenase family protein has translation MQTASTGLTTVSNNNHPSSIPFSQFLENLKEKMKQVFHVRADIDQLSLKRGLPPFVMREIMSVNPLSVGIPKQYGGRGGVMKENIGLLAAASYESLALSLTFGINSALFLQPFGKFGQEEVKAPVFNRFLNDKAMGGLMITEPDYGSDALNMQTSYTEQDSKFHLKGKKHWAGLTGWADFWLLSARQQSKSEKLQRDIDFFLCDVTAPGQNIVVEEFFENLGLYAIPYGRNRIDVQLPQTHKLVPETTGVKMMLDLLHRSRMQFPGMGMGFIQRMLDEALTHCKERLVGGKSLFNYDRVQHRLSKLQASYTICSAMCANSSEKAGLDKDLSGIGMEANAVKSVITDLMQEAAQSVVQLVGAKAYKLNHIAGRGTADSRPFQIFEGSNDILYAQISEGLVKMMKRAKERNLYQFLKDFDLTDKAVHFVKKQVDFNLDLQLPQRKLVEMGKIIGRVISMNQVLDLSEKGFNKELIDGSVIFLQQEITKLMSVFTYSNEEKVVDGYDEDTSWLNFVAG, from the coding sequence ATGCAAACAGCTTCAACCGGACTTACAACGGTTTCCAATAACAATCACCCCTCGTCTATTCCGTTTTCACAATTCTTAGAAAACCTGAAAGAAAAAATGAAGCAGGTGTTTCATGTTCGGGCCGATATTGATCAACTGAGCTTAAAACGAGGGCTTCCACCGTTTGTAATGCGCGAAATAATGTCGGTAAATCCGCTGTCCGTGGGTATTCCAAAACAATATGGCGGCCGTGGCGGAGTAATGAAAGAAAACATTGGTTTGCTGGCTGCAGCATCCTACGAATCGCTGGCGCTGTCGTTAACTTTTGGCATAAACTCGGCTTTGTTTCTTCAGCCCTTTGGCAAATTTGGACAGGAAGAAGTAAAGGCCCCCGTTTTCAATCGTTTTTTGAACGATAAAGCCATGGGCGGACTAATGATTACCGAACCGGATTATGGCAGCGACGCACTGAACATGCAAACGTCCTACACCGAACAGGATTCTAAATTTCACTTGAAAGGGAAAAAACACTGGGCCGGACTAACCGGCTGGGCTGATTTTTGGCTGCTTTCAGCACGTCAGCAATCAAAATCAGAAAAACTACAACGAGACATCGACTTCTTTCTGTGCGATGTAACGGCACCCGGACAAAATATTGTGGTGGAAGAGTTCTTCGAAAACCTGGGTTTGTATGCCATTCCTTACGGACGAAACCGCATTGATGTTCAACTGCCGCAAACACATAAACTGGTACCCGAAACAACGGGCGTTAAAATGATGCTGGACCTGTTACACCGCAGCCGTATGCAATTCCCCGGTATGGGAATGGGCTTCATTCAACGCATGCTCGACGAAGCTTTAACACATTGCAAAGAGCGACTTGTAGGCGGGAAAAGCCTGTTTAACTACGACCGTGTGCAGCACCGTTTATCGAAACTGCAGGCATCGTACACCATTTGTTCGGCTATGTGTGCTAACAGTAGCGAAAAAGCCGGGTTGGATAAGGACCTATCAGGAATAGGAATGGAGGCTAACGCGGTAAAAAGTGTGATTACCGACTTGATGCAGGAAGCTGCGCAATCGGTAGTACAGTTGGTAGGTGCAAAAGCCTATAAACTTAACCATATTGCCGGTCGTGGTACTGCCGATAGTCGGCCATTTCAAATTTTTGAAGGATCGAACGATATTCTATATGCACAAATTTCGGAAGGATTGGTAAAAATGATGAAACGCGCCAAAGAGCGTAACCTGTATCAGTTTTTAAAGGATTTTGACCTGACGGATAAGGCGGTTCATTTTGTAAAAAAACAGGTTGATTTTAACCTCGATCTTCAGTTACCACAGCGTAAATTGGTTGAAATGGGTAAAATTATTGGCCGCGTAATTTCGATGAACCAGGTACTGGATCTTTCGGAAAAAGGTTTTAACAAAGAATTGATCGACGGAAGCGTGATCTTTTTGCAGCAAGAAATCACCAAATTAATGTCAGTATTTACTTATTCCAATGAAGAAAAAGTGGTTGACGGCTACGACGAAGATACATCGTGGCTGAACTTTGTTGCGGGGTAA